The Fimbriimonadia bacterium genome contains the following window.
AGCCTGCGAAACGGTGGGTAGCCGGCAGCCTCGCGCTCCTTCATCTCGTAGTCCACGAACCCCTCGTAGTCGTAGGCCTGAGCAAAGCGGATAACGGGCCTGTCGGGGTCGAAGGTCTGTGCGATGACCCGTCCCGGCACATCGGCACGACCCGCCCGCCCGGCAACCTGAACGAGAAGTTGGAAGGTGCGCTCGGACGCTCGGAAGTCCGGCATGTTGAGGCCCGTGTCCGCATTCATGATGCCGACCAAGGAAACGCCGGGGAAGTCGAGGCCCTTGGCCACCATCTGAGTGCCGACCAGAATATCCAAGTCTCGCTCACGAAAGCTGGACAATACATCCTCTTGGGCTTTCACATCCCGGTCGAGGCGGCCCACGCGCGCAGTGGGGAAGAGGTCCATCGCGTCCTGCTCCACTCGTTGGGTGCCCAGACCGTGCGGGATGTATCGTGTGGAGTTACAGCGCGGACAGCGGTCGGTGGGCTTGGCCCGAGCGTCGCAGTGGTGACACTTCAGAAGCCCGTCGCGTTTGTGGAACGAGAGTGACACCGAGCACCGCTCGCAGCGCGGCACGTAGCCGCACTCGCGACAAAGTAGAAACGGTGCGAAGGCTCGGCGATTGAGGAAGAGCACCACCTGCTCACCGCGGCTGAGCGCCTGCTCGACGGCCTCTGCCAGGTACGTGCTGAAGGCAGTTTTCATCTTGCCTTCGGCTCGCAGGTCCACGATTTCCAGAGGAGGGAGTGCAGAGCCACTGGCGCGCTCCGGCATCGAGATGAGCTTCATGCGCCCCGCCTTCGCAGCGTACGTGCTCTCCAACGAGGGGGTGGCGGAGCCCTGCACCACGACCGCACCGGTCTCGCGCGCACGAACCTTAGCCAGCCCCCGTGCATCGTACCGAAGCAGATTCGACTGCTTGTACGACGAGTCGTGCTCTTCATCTATCAGGATCAGTCCCAGCGCGGGCAGAGGCGCGAACACCGCCGAGCGAGGACCTACGACGATGGGGGTGTCACCCCGTGCGATGCGTTGCCACTGACTGAACCGTTGCGAGCCTTCCATGCCGCTATGTAACACGCTGATAGCGTCCCCGAAGCGCTCGCGCACACGCTGGACCACCTGCCCGGTGAGGGCAATCTCCGGCACTAACAGGATCGCAGTTCGGCCGAGGCGTAGACACGCAGAGATGACGCGTAAGTACACCTCCGTCTTGCCACTAGCCGTGACACCATGTAGCAAGAACTGCTCGGCTCGCCCCTCTTCGAGTGCGCCGACGATCTCCGTTACCGCATGGGCCTGTGCGCCGACGAGCCGCCGGTCGGACACCGCGAATCGCGCCAGGATCGCCTTGGGATCTGCAGGCACTAATACACCTGCGACGGCCAGCTTGTCGAGTACTGCCTTTCGCAGACCCAGGCTTGCCATCTCGGCAACGGACAGCACCTCGTTGGCGTGAGGTAACAGCGCGGTGGCGGCCAGCGCCTGGGCGGGCCTGCGGGTACAAGTCGAGACGAACTTCTCGATAGCATCCGAAGGGGCGACTGCATAGTGGGTGACCGTTGTGCGAGGCCGCGGGGGCTCGACCAGCTCCCATCCCTTGCGAACGATGCCCTTGCGTTTCAGGCGCTCCAGGCCGTCACGGGCCATATCTCCGAATGTGCGAAAGAGGGTGATCTCCAACTCTTCGCCGCCGCGCTCCTCCAGACGACCGAGCAAGGCCTCGTCCTCTGCTGCAAGGTCAGGTCTCTTCGCATCAGGGACCACCTGCCAAAAGGGGCGAACGCGGGAGCGCGAGGCTCGCGGGACGGCGGTCTGGACGGCCAGCCAGAGCGGGCCCACGTACTCCTCGGCGGCGTGCCGAATCAGCTCCAGCAGGTCATTGGGAAGTCGCGCGCCGCGAGCCACACCCAGCAGGGGCTTGAGCGCGTCTAGCGGGATGGGCAACTCGGACACCGAGCACGTACGACGCCCCACCACATAGCCGAGGGCAGTCCGTCCGTGGAAACTCACCACGACCGGAGTCCCTGGAGTGGCTTCGCGGTCGAGGTTGGGTGGGACGCGGTAGGAGTAGGCTGGCTTGCCTTCCTTCACCCGGACGTCCACCACTACGTCGGCGATATCGTAGCGCTCGGTCACGAAGGGTCGTTTCGGCGGAGAGGGCTCGAGACCTTGCGGGATTCTTGCCACTTACACGCCGAAACGGCGCTTCCACTCGTCCAGCTTGGTGAGTGCCTCGATGGGGGTCATCTGCTCGGTGTGAAGGTCGCGTAATTCGGCGATGATGTCGGGCTCTTCGGCTTCGAACAGCTTTAGTTGTACCGTTGTCGGTTGCGGGGCACGGCGCGGGCCGTGTGCGTCTTCGAGCTCCCGCAGCACCTCGGCTGCGCGGGCGAGCACGTCCGGCGGCACCCCCGCCATGCGCGCCACTTGCAGGCCATAGCTGCGGTCCGTTCCCCCCTCCAGCACTCGATGCAGGAATACCACTCGGTCGCTCTCCTCTTTGACCGCCACACGGAAGTTGCGCACGTTGGGGTAGCTCTCGGCGAGATCGTTGAGCTGATGATAGTGGGTTGCGAACAGGGTCTTGGCGCGCACGTCGGCAAGACGCTCGGCAGTCGCCCAAGCGAGGGCGAGGCCGTCGTAGGTACTAGTGCCCCGTCCAATTTCATCCAGGATGACCAGGCTCTTGCGCGTTGCATGGTGCAGGATGTTCGCCGTCTCTGCCATCTCCACCATGAACGTGCTTTGCCCCGTCGCAAGCTCGTCGTGGGCACCGACGCGAGTGAAGATGCGATCGAAGATGGGCAGCCGGGCGGACTTCGCGGGGACGAAGCTGCCGATCTGCGCGAGAAGCGCGATGAGAGCCGTTTGACGCAGGTAGGTGGACTTGCCGCTCATGTTTGGTCCGGTGAGAATCATGAGTGAAAAGTCGTCGCTGAGGCGCAGGTCGTTCGGGACGAATCGGCGCCCCGGGTCCTGGCTCTCTACCACGGGATGGCGTCCCTCGATGATCTCCATTGCATCGCCGTCATGCAGTTCTGGCCGTACGTAACGGTAGCGCACAGCGGTCTCGGCGTGACTTAAGAGGACGTCCACTTCGGCGAGCCCACCAGCAGTCTCCAGTAGCCGTGGCGCCGAGGCGGCGATGTCGGATCGAACGCTGTCGAACAGGTCTGCCTCCAACTCGGCAATCTTCTCGTCGGCAGCCAGGACTGCGGACTCGTATTCCTTCAGCTCCGCCGTGATGTAGCGCTCGCCCGAGGCCGTGGTCTGCTTGCGGATGTAGTGCGGGGGGACCTTGGCGAGGTTTGCCTTGGACACCTCGATGTGGTAGCCGAAGACGGAGTTGAACCCGACCTTTAGGCTGCCGATGCCGGTGGCTTCGCGCTCCTTGGCTTCGAGCGATGCGATGTATTCCCGTGCACCCACTCGTTTTTGCCGGATAAGATCTAGTTCTTGGCTGAAACCTTGACATATCACGCCGCCCTCGCGCACCGTGGCAGGCGGTTCCGGCACGATGGCGCGCGTGAGTAGGTCCTGGATGCCAGTCAGTGGGTCCAGGCGCTCGGCGAGAGCACTGAGAACTGGTTGTTGTTCCTTCGTGAGCGCGGCGCGGATGGCTGGAATCACGGCCAAGGAGTCGCGGAGTGCCGCTAGGTCTCGTGGAGATGCGAGGCCGGTTGCCGCACGCGAGGTGATGCGTTCGATATCCTGAACCGATCGAAGAAGACCAATCAGCTCATCGCGCAACAAGTGACGAGAGACGAGTGCCTCGACGATGTCGTGGCGGGCCTCTAGCGCTTGGCGGTCCAGCAGCGGCTCGAGAACCGTGCGGCGAAGCAGCCTGGCACCCATCGCCGTGGATGTGGCGTTGATGACGGAGATGAGCGTGAACCGTCGTCCCCCGTCGGATAGGTTGCGTACTAGCTCGAGGTGGCGCCGGGCCGTCGTGTCCAAGCGCATGAAGCTGTCCACGCTGTAGGTGGCGATGGAGCGGAGATGAGCCGCGACGGCAATCTCGTTGCGCTTCAGGTAGTTGAGTACGTTGGCTGCTGCTTGCACGCCCGCCGTGTACTGGTCCAACCCGAAGCCCGCAAGCGTTTCGACCTGGAACTGCTCCTGTAGCATGGTGCGTGCAGCGTTCGGGCTCGGGGTTGCGTCTAGGGTGGTGATTGCGGCTCCGCAGGCACTCCGTGCCGCCTCGGCCAGGTCGTCGCATCCCTGGGGCAAGAGCAGCTCGGCCGGGCTTAGGCGGGCAAGTTCGGCCAGTGTGCGTTCCAAAGACTGCTTTCCGCCTACCTCGGTCGCCAAGAAGCGGGCAGTCGTCACGTCCACGTAGCTGAGGCCGAATAGGTCTTCCGCAGGGATTGCAGCCGCCAGGTAGTTGTCGGACGAGGCGTCCAGCATCGAGTCTTCCAGCACGGTGCCCGGCGTGATCACCCGAGTGACCCGCCGCTTGACCAGTCCTTTCGCCTTCTTCGGGTCTTCCACTTGGTCGCACAGCGCGACCTTGATGCCTTTCGCCAACAGCCGAGCCACGTAGCGCTCTACCGCGTGATAGGGCACTCCGGCCATCGGCAGTTTGCCGTTCGGGCCGTCGGCCTTTGCGGTGAGTACGATCTCCAGTTCGCGCGCAGCCACCTCGGCGTCCTCGCCATAGAACTCGTAGAAGTCGCCCACGCGCATGGCGAGCAGTGCCTCGGGCACCTGCTTCTTGGCCTCGAAGTACTGACGCATCATGGGTGTGTGGGCGCGCCGCTCGATCATGGGTGCGGTGACTATAACCCGGAGCCGAACGGAGTGTCAAACGAGAGTGGACACCTCGAAGGGGGTTTGGCTAGAATACGGGGCAGGAGGCGACGTGACGAACCTGGTGTGGCGATGGGCCCTGATCTCGGTGGCTCTGCTCTTGACCGGACTGCTGGGCGAGCAACTGAAGGTGGGTCTGAACCTGACTGAGCAAGCCGTGTGGAAGCTGCCGCTCGCGGCGGTGTTGATCGGCTTGATCAACGCCTTGGTGCTGCCGCTGCTCAAGCTGATAACCATGCCGCTGCACTGCGCCACTCTCGGCGCATCCACGTTTGTCATCAACGTTGCGCTATTCTATTGGGTAGGGCATTTGGGGCTGGGTCTCGAAGTAGTGAACTTCTGGGGAGCGCTGTTCGGCACGCTGTGCGTGTCTGTTTTCAGCACGGCGCTCGGCTTCTTGCTTCCCGATAGGAAGGAGTAACGCGGTCCCTTGTCAGCTCGAATTCTGACCATCTGGGGGTTGACGGCCCTGGGCCTCGCCGTCCTGTTCGTCGCAATCGTGGTGGGCTTCGGCGCGGCACTGGGCGGTTTCGTTCTGCGGCTGACGGAAGGAACGGACCGCGCACTGCTCGGCTTTGCCTCGATGCAGGACTTACCCACGGTGCGCGGCGTGGTGGCGGTGCTATTGGCCGTGGTAGGGGTCGGGCTGCTCGTCCACTCGTTCCGCCAAGCGTTTCGCGGGCTCACGCGAGTCATCAATCCGAAGATGGAAGGCCGCGTGATGGACGCGTACATGCGCAAACGCAGCCTGCTCTCTGGCCCGCGTGTAGTCGTAATCGGAGGAGGCACAGGTCTTTCGACGCTACTGCGCGGTCTCAAGCAACGCACCTCCAACATCACGGCTATCGTGACCGTGGCGGACGACGGCGGGCATTCCGGGCTGCTGCGCCGTGAGATGGGGATGATCCCGCCCGGCGATATTCGCAACTGCCTGGTTGCTCTGGCAGACGCCGAGCCGGCCATGACTGCGCTCTTTCAACACCGATTCGACCAGCGCGGTGGGGGGATGGCAGGGCACTCTATCGGCAATCTGCTGATCGCGGCGATGGCGGACATCGAGGGAGATTTCGAGAAGGGTGTCAAGAAGCTGTACGAGGTCCTGAACATTCGGGGGATGGTGCTGCCTTCTACGCTCGCGCACGTGACACTGCGTGCCGAGATGGAAGATGGGTCGCTGATTGACGGCGAGACCGCGATCGTGGAGTCGCCCCTCCGTATCCGGAAGGTGTCACTCGTGCCTGCCGACCCACCGCCGCTGGAAGAGGCATTGGATGCGATAAGGAACGCCGATATCATCGTAATCGGGCCAGGCAGCGTATATACGAGCGTGATACCGAACCTGTTGGTTCGAGGGATGACGGATGCGATCGCGGCTTCGAAGGCCGTAAAGGTATATGCGTGCAACGTGATGACGCAGCCAGGAGAGTCGGACGGTTTCACCGCTGCGGATCACGTTCGAGCCATCGAAGCACACACCGGCCGGCATGTGTTTCAGTACGTGATCGTCAACAAGGCGATTCCCGGTGAGGCACTCATCGAAAAGTACCGAGCTTCGAACCAGGAGCTGGTCGTGCCGGATGCCGACCGACTCCGTGCGATGGGACTCAAGCCGGTGGTAGGAGACTTTATCTCGGAAACGGACGTGGTTCGACACGACCCGGTGAGGCTGACCGAGGCGATCCTTCGAGTGGGAGGTGCAAAGCGATGAAGGGGATTATCGTGATACTGTCGGGGCCCTCGGGAGTCGGCAAAGACACCGTGATCGGCGAGTGGCAGAAGCGCAACCCGGACGTGCGCAGGGTAGTAACTTGTACCACGCGACAACCGCGACCTGGCGAGCGCGATGGTGTGGACTACACTTTCCTCGATCCCTTGGAGTTTCAGAAGCGCGCTGCCTCGGGGGAGTTATTGGAGTTCAAGAGCGTGCATGGCAACTTTTACGGCGCACCTGCTAGTGAAACCGACGAGTTGGTGGAGAGCCGTCTGATTGCAGTACTTAAAATTGACGTGCAAGGCGGAGCCACCGTCAAAGCAGCACGACCCGAGGCACTCACGATCTTCCTCGCCCCACCCTCCTGGGAGGAGTTAGAGCGAAGGATCCGCGAGCGCGCCGCGGACAGCGAGGAGGCTATTCGATTGCGCCTCGAGAACGCAAGGCGTGAAATGCAGGCATCGTCCAACTACGAACACGTGGTAGTGAACGACGACCTCCAGCGCGCTGTGGCCGAGGTGGATGCCATCGTAACGGAAGCGAGGTCCAGCCGTGGAGAGTGAGCGAGGCGTGGTACTGCTATGCGTAACTGGTAGCATCTCTGCGTACCGCGCTGCAGACGTCGCGCGGGAGCTGATGCGTTCCGGCTTCGGTGTTCAGTGCGTGCTAACGCGTGCCGCGCAGCACTTCGTCACACCCGAACTGTTCACGTGGCTGACCGGACGACCCGCCGTGCACGATATGTTCGAAGAGCCGAGACCGGGCGGCATGGCACACATTGACTTGGCGCGGCAGGCCAGTCTGTTTCTCTGCGCCCCTGCCAGTGCTCACACATTGGCAAAGATGGCACTGGGACTTGCAGACGACTTGGTAGGTGCTATGTATCTCGCCTATCACGGTCCCACTGTGGTAGCACCAGCGATGAACCCGAGCATGTGGGACCACCCTGCGGTGCAAGCGAACGTTAGCATTTTGCAGGAGCGTGGCACGCACTTCGTGATGCCGGAGAGCGGGACGGTCGCTTGCGGTGAAGTGGGTGAAGGCAAGCTGGCATCGGTAGAAGCCATCGTGGAAGAAGCGCTGGCGGCACTGGGCACGGGTATGTCCATGGCTGGTCTACACGTCGTCATTACCTCCGGTCCCACTCGCGAGCCCATCGATCCAGTGAGGTTCATCGGGAACCGCTCCTCCGGCAAGATGGGTCATGCGCTGGCGCGGGCGGCGCTGGACCGTGGCGCGAAAGTGACACTCATCAGCGGCCCCACTTCACTGCCCGATCCAGCGGGCGCGGACACGCAACATGTAGAGACCGCAGCGGAGATGGCGCGGGCGGCACGTGAAGCCTTTCAACACTGCGACCTGTTTGTCGGTGCGGCCGCTGTGGCCGACTTCCGACCGAAGAAGGTGTCCGGGCGCAAGATCAAACGGGGCGATGCTGCTATCAGCCTGTCGCTGGAACCGAACGAGGACATCATCGCGGGGCTGGCCGCGGTGAAGGACCGGCAGGTGTTGGTCGGCTTTGCCGCGGAGAGTGACGACTTGGTGAAGAACGCGAGGCACAAACTGACCGCCAAAGGCCTGGATATTATCGTGGCCAACGACATCACCGATATGCACTCGGGCTTCGATACCGACACCAACCGCGTGACGCTGTTGTTCAAGGACGGGCGGACCGAGGAGCTGCCGCTGCTCTCCAAGCGCGAGGTGGCCGAACGCGTGCTCGACGCCGTGATCCCGATGCTGGGCCGCTAGGTCGCTCTGGGGCCTGTTGGTACAATCCCACTGTGGACCCCCATGCCCTCGAGGCCATCGAGTTTGCCCAGGTGCTGGAGCTGCTCGCCGACCGCTGCGAGACCGAGGCAGCAGCCTCGGCTGCACGAGCGCTCGAGCCACGCACTGAGCCTTCTACGGTGCAGCGGCTTCAGGACGAGACATCGGAAGCGCGTCGGCTGCTGGAGACCGACGTGGTGGTCTCCTTCTCCGGCTTTCGGGACGTCGGGGCTGCGGTGGATGGTGCCCGACGGGGCATGCACGTGCCGGGCAACGTGCTGTTCCGCGTCTACGAGACACTTCTGACCGCGCGCAAGGCCCATGCCTACTTCATGGGCAAGAGCGCAGCCGCGCCGACGCTTGCCGACGTGGCAAGCCGCATCGTCCCGCAGCCCGACCTGGAGCGGCGTATCTCGGAAACGGTGCTGCCGGATGGACAGGTGAAGGATTCGGCGAGCACCGAGTTGGCACGGCTTCGGTCAAAGAAAGCGGTGCTGGCCGGAAGGGTGACCGAGCGGATGCAGGCACTATGCAATCGCTATCGAGACTCTCTGTCCGACTCGGTGGTCACACAGCGATCGGGGCGGTGGTGCCTGCCGGTCCGCTCCGACCACAAGGGCGCGGTGCGTGGCATCGTTCACGACACCAGCGCGACGGGCATGACGGTGTTCGTGGAGCCGGAAGAGGTGGTGGCCATCGGCAACGAGCTTCGCGAGGTGGAGGCGCAGGAGCGTCACGAGACCGAGCGGATTCTGCGCGAGCTTTCGGGGTTGGTAGGAACGCGAGCGGAGGACATCCTGGGCTCACTGGCAGCGTGCAAAGAGTTGGACCTCATTCTCGCGAAGGCGCGGCTGTCGCTGGACTTTCGCTGCGTTCCGCCTCGGATTAGCGATACGCCCAGACTCAGCCTGAGGCAGGCCCGACACCCTCTCCTCCCGCCCGACGAAGTGGTAGCCACCGACCTGGACGTAGGGCAGGGCTATCGGTGCCTGCTGATTACGGGACCCAACACGGGCGGTAAGACGGTGGTGCTGAAGCTGGCGGGGCTGGCAGTGGCGATGACGCAGTGTGGGCTCCACGTGCCGGCCGCCGACGCAGTGCTGAGCGTCTTCCCACAGGTTTGGGCGGACATCGGAGACGAGCAGAGCCTTCAGCAATCGCTCTCTACCTTCAGCGCGCACCTTAGGAACATACAGAGGATGTTGGATGCAGTTCAGCCGGGCGCGCTCGTGCTGTTGGACGAGATCGGCGCGGGCACCGACCCGACCGAGGGCGCGGCGCTCGCCAAGTCCATCCTGAACCACCTACTTCGAGTCGGCGCTCTGACGCTGTGCAGCACTCACTACGGCGAGCTCAAGGCCTTTGCCTATAACACGGATGGCATGCAGAATGCGTCGATGGAGTTCGATGTGGAGTCCTTGCGGCCGACCTACCGCCTGCGCATCGGCATTCCGGGAGCCAGCCACGCCCTCACCATCGCGCAGCGCTACGGCATCCCATCCGAGATCCTGGAGGAGGCCAGAGCCGGGCTGTCGGTGGAGCAGCAAGAAGTGATGAAGATGCTGGAGAAGCTGGACCTCGCGCAGAAGCAGGCCGACTCGGCGCGGGCGGACGCGGAGAGGCTCTCGAAAGAGCTGCAGGCGGAGCGACGCACCCTGCAGGAACGAATACGCGAGGCTGACGAGGCGAGGCGCAAGGCTCGGGAGAGCGTGGCCGAGCAGATGGAGGCCATCCGCAAGGAGCTGCGCGCCGAGGCCGAGCAGTTGTTCGAGAAACTGCGGGCTGCTCCCAGCCCGAGCCGCGAGACCGAGAAGGCGCGGGAAGACCTGAAAGCTCTAGATGCCGTGGCGCGCGAGTTCGTAGAAGAGATGGAGGAGACTCCGACGTTGCCAACCGTCGGTCGTGCAGCCGCGAAGGGCGACACGGTGCGCGTGCGGTCCTATGGCCAGACTGGACGCGTGGTGTCCGACCTTGCAGACGGGCGTGTGCAGGTGCAGGTCGGTGCGCTGAAGCTGACGGTTGGTCTGGAGGATCTCGAGGTGCTGGAGGAACCGAAGAAGGCCGTCCGCCCGACGGGCACGGGCCGGATGGCGCTCCGCCGGGCCGTGGACATCTCGCCCGAGCTGCACATTCGCCAGATGCGGGCGGAGGACGCGCTGGAGGAACTGGAAAGGTACATGGACGATGCGGTACTGGCAGGGCTAGACAGGGTGCGAATCGTGCACGGCAAGGGCGCGGGGACCCTGCGGAAGCTGGTGCACGAGTTCCTGGGTAACTATCCGGGAGTTGCGGGCTATCGGCTTGGCGCGGCCTCCGAGGGCGGAGCCGGCGTGACCATCGCGGAATTGAAGCGGTGAGGCCTCCGATAATGATTGAAGGGCGCAGCACGAGATGAGAGAGCCCATCCATGCGTCCACAGCACGAGCTAGAGAGGATGGTCCTTGTAGTGAGGGGTAGCCTGCGACCTCCATAGCGGGGGCCGAAGAGGCATCTGCTCCGCATGATATTGATTGAGGGGTGTCGATGGTGATTGAGGACGAGATAACCGAACGGATGGTAGCTGCTGCCAATGCGGCGCGCGACCATGCCTACTGCCCCTATTCGAGCTACCCGGTGGGCGCGGCGGTGCTGGATACGGAGGGCCGGGTGCACGTGGGATGCAACGTGGAGAACGCTAGCTCCGGGCTGACGGTGTGCGCCGAGCGCAACGCGGTGGCCGCGATGGTTGCTGCAGGGGGACGGAAGGTGGCCCAGCTGGTGGTGGTGACTTCGAACGGCGCCCTGCCCTGTGGCGCGTGCCTGCAGGTGATCTCGGAGCACGCCGCCGCACCCGACATCCCGCTACGAGTGTATTCGGACGGGCCCAACCCGACCGCCCGCACCTTCCCACTCAACTCGCTCCTCCCAGAACCGTTCAGGAAGCTGAGGTAGCGCAGCGGAGGGCAAGCACACCCGCGCGTCGTCTACGGATACTTCAGCGGCACGATGCCCGCGTTGAGCCACTGCTTCGTGTCGGATATCCGTACGTACACCTGAGCCGTGTCTGGATACGCTCGCTGCGGAAGGATGACGGCTTGATCCACGTGGCGACGCTCGAGCTTCACGCTGAGTGCCTGCGTTCGGCCAGGCACGGCTCTGGGCTGAGGCTCCCGAAGGTGATCTCGGTGCATTCCCTCGCGCCCTTCAAGGTAGTAGTACGGGTCCCACTGTTCCACGGGGATCACCTCGATGGGCATAGGCGAGTCGAACTCGATGCGCCAGGGGGGCCGCCCTGCCGCAGCGTAGCCGGTAGGCGCCATAGTGCGGCCCTCCAATGAGGAGTACGGATCCAGCGAGAAGTAGATACGCCTGGCGGACGACAGAGCGGTAGCGATGCGGCTGCGCCAGTCAGCAGGAACGGGGCCGCTCCATGCGTCCCAGCTCTCGGATGGACGCCTGGACTTCACGCCGATGGCGATGAGCCGCCAGGAGCCGGGGCGCAGCCGCATGTCTTCCGAAGGCGTCAGTCCCAACGCACCCTCTTGCTCGGCATCGGTGAGTCCCATTGGGATGTGCCGCCTAGCACGAGAGAACACCTCCCGTCCGATCGTGTGCCGCATCAGTCTATCCCAGCACGCGAGGACTACGCGGCCGTCGCGCACCCCGACAGCGAACGGTGTGGTCGTGTATGGAGCGAGGTCAGCGGTGCCGGGTTCGAATCGGAGGTACGGCATGGGCGCGTGAAATGCAGTGAACACCCACTTGGTCAGCTCGGGGTCGTAGTCGCCTCGGAAGAGGTACTGACCGATCAGGAACCACTCGATATCATCTTGGCTCTTCGGTGCCAGATCCTTTGGAGCCAAGGGGCCTTCCTTCTGCTCGGCACGCTGCATATCCCCTCCCGAGGTCGTGCCGCACCCGAAAGGCCCGCACGTGACGGTTAGGCTTAGGACGGCAACGCCGCTGAGCAGTCGTCTAACACTCATGTCACACTACCTCCCACGCCTACTGCCGCAGATGCTGCATCTTGAAGTCACCGTAGTACGGCCCCGTGCCTCGGTCCGTGTCGCTGAACACGCGGATGTTGTAGTAAGGTGGGCTGTTCTTGAGCCACAGCCTCGGATCGTCCCAGACTATGGTAGGAGGCCGTCCAGGAAACTCCGACCTGACGTCGTGTTCGCTCTGCACGTTCAGCCACGACAAAACCTCTCCGATGGTGTAGAGCGTTCCGCCGTATCCGTCCGGTAAGGAGAATCGCTCGAAGAACGCCTGGACCATATTCAGGTAGGTAGGATGCGAGTCTCGAGCATAGGCGTACCCATAGAAGCCCATGTAGAATGAGGGATCGAGTCTGTACTCGGGTCGCTGAATCCCGAAGCCCTCCGCGAGATCGTTCATCTCGTGGGGAATCACGTTGCGCCACGCGTCGGGGTCCTTGAGGTAGTCAACGGCGACTCTGCCTTTGTAACGCCCGGAGCCGCAGGTGTGGATCCACACCAGTCGTAGTTTGCCAGCCTCGATGGTGAGCTGCTGGAGATCTGGCTTGCGAACTGCCATCCAACCCCATGCCGGAGCGACGGGCCTTTCCGTGCCGGGTGGCGGTGGGCGCTTCCGGATCTTGAACGATGTGAGGTCATTCGGGCTCTGCAGCGTCACGTTGTGCGTGCCGTGTCCAAGGAAGAAGAACATGCGGAGTCGGTCTGACTCCAACAGGGAGGCGACTCCTTGGTACCGATTGTCCGGGCCGTAGTCCTCCCAGTACGCATTGCCAGGGTTGAACACCTTCACAGAGATGCCTGCCCTGTTGCACGCCTGGCGGATGTGTCGAACGAACTCGTATCCCCGCAGCGCAGGGTCGCCGCCCACGCCCTCGTGGAGAAAAGTGTTGACGATGACCGCCCTGGGCTCAGTTACACTGCACGCCTCCAGGCTCTCTGGTGCGCTCGGGGGGACGGGTGGCACCTTGTTCCTAAGGGTGACGATGAACGCATAGGTCGAGTCGTCTACAGGATCCCCGATGGCGTTCGTTCCATCCCACTCGCAGGCAACCACTACGGCGGGGGCTGTGGACTCCCATGTCCTGACCACATTGAGTGCGTCCATGTCCACCAGTTCCACG
Protein-coding sequences here:
- the priA gene encoding primosomal protein N', translated to MTERYDIADVVVDVRVKEGKPAYSYRVPPNLDREATPGTPVVVSFHGRTALGYVVGRRTCSVSELPIPLDALKPLLGVARGARLPNDLLELIRHAAEEYVGPLWLAVQTAVPRASRSRVRPFWQVVPDAKRPDLAAEDEALLGRLEERGGEELEITLFRTFGDMARDGLERLKRKGIVRKGWELVEPPRPRTTVTHYAVAPSDAIEKFVSTCTRRPAQALAATALLPHANEVLSVAEMASLGLRKAVLDKLAVAGVLVPADPKAILARFAVSDRRLVGAQAHAVTEIVGALEEGRAEQFLLHGVTASGKTEVYLRVISACLRLGRTAILLVPEIALTGQVVQRVRERFGDAISVLHSGMEGSQRFSQWQRIARGDTPIVVGPRSAVFAPLPALGLILIDEEHDSSYKQSNLLRYDARGLAKVRARETGAVVVQGSATPSLESTYAAKAGRMKLISMPERASGSALPPLEIVDLRAEGKMKTAFSTYLAEAVEQALSRGEQVVLFLNRRAFAPFLLCRECGYVPRCERCSVSLSFHKRDGLLKCHHCDARAKPTDRCPRCNSTRYIPHGLGTQRVEQDAMDLFPTARVGRLDRDVKAQEDVLSSFRERDLDILVGTQMVAKGLDFPGVSLVGIMNADTGLNMPDFRASERTFQLLVQVAGRAGRADVPGRVIAQTFDPDRPVIRFAQAYDYEGFVDYEMKEREAAGYPPFRRLAQVVVSSEVRAIALHDAATVARAMAPIPGVEVLGPAEAVPEQVMGVYRRIILAKFAPDARPGPLLRDALRGGKFRARLAVDVDPQTLA
- a CDS encoding phage holin family protein, producing the protein MTNLVWRWALISVALLLTGLLGEQLKVGLNLTEQAVWKLPLAAVLIGLINALVLPLLKLITMPLHCATLGASTFVINVALFYWVGHLGLGLEVVNFWGALFGTLCVSVFSTALGFLLPDRKE
- the mutS gene encoding DNA mismatch repair protein MutS produces the protein MIERRAHTPMMRQYFEAKKQVPEALLAMRVGDFYEFYGEDAEVAARELEIVLTAKADGPNGKLPMAGVPYHAVERYVARLLAKGIKVALCDQVEDPKKAKGLVKRRVTRVITPGTVLEDSMLDASSDNYLAAAIPAEDLFGLSYVDVTTARFLATEVGGKQSLERTLAELARLSPAELLLPQGCDDLAEAARSACGAAITTLDATPSPNAARTMLQEQFQVETLAGFGLDQYTAGVQAAANVLNYLKRNEIAVAAHLRSIATYSVDSFMRLDTTARRHLELVRNLSDGGRRFTLISVINATSTAMGARLLRRTVLEPLLDRQALEARHDIVEALVSRHLLRDELIGLLRSVQDIERITSRAATGLASPRDLAALRDSLAVIPAIRAALTKEQQPVLSALAERLDPLTGIQDLLTRAIVPEPPATVREGGVICQGFSQELDLIRQKRVGAREYIASLEAKEREATGIGSLKVGFNSVFGYHIEVSKANLAKVPPHYIRKQTTASGERYITAELKEYESAVLAADEKIAELEADLFDSVRSDIAASAPRLLETAGGLAEVDVLLSHAETAVRYRYVRPELHDGDAMEIIEGRHPVVESQDPGRRFVPNDLRLSDDFSLMILTGPNMSGKSTYLRQTALIALLAQIGSFVPAKSARLPIFDRIFTRVGAHDELATGQSTFMVEMAETANILHHATRKSLVILDEIGRGTSTYDGLALAWATAERLADVRAKTLFATHYHQLNDLAESYPNVRNFRVAVKEESDRVVFLHRVLEGGTDRSYGLQVARMAGVPPDVLARAAEVLRELEDAHGPRRAPQPTTVQLKLFEAEEPDIIAELRDLHTEQMTPIEALTKLDEWKRRFGV
- the gmk gene encoding guanylate kinase, coding for MKGIIVILSGPSGVGKDTVIGEWQKRNPDVRRVVTCTTRQPRPGERDGVDYTFLDPLEFQKRAASGELLEFKSVHGNFYGAPASETDELVESRLIAVLKIDVQGGATVKAARPEALTIFLAPPSWEELERRIRERAADSEEAIRLRLENARREMQASSNYEHVVVNDDLQRAVAEVDAIVTEARSSRGE
- a CDS encoding YvcK family protein; the encoded protein is MLSGPRVVVIGGGTGLSTLLRGLKQRTSNITAIVTVADDGGHSGLLRREMGMIPPGDIRNCLVALADAEPAMTALFQHRFDQRGGGMAGHSIGNLLIAAMADIEGDFEKGVKKLYEVLNIRGMVLPSTLAHVTLRAEMEDGSLIDGETAIVESPLRIRKVSLVPADPPPLEEALDAIRNADIIVIGPGSVYTSVIPNLLVRGMTDAIAASKAVKVYACNVMTQPGESDGFTAADHVRAIEAHTGRHVFQYVIVNKAIPGEALIEKYRASNQELVVPDADRLRAMGLKPVVGDFISETDVVRHDPVRLTEAILRVGGAKR